The Candidatus Methylomirabilota bacterium genome contains the following window.
GGCCCTGGAGGAGCTGGCGCATTCGGAACGCATCGCTGCTCCATGAGAATTCTTCTCGACGAGAACATGCCGGAGTCGGTCCGGCATGCCCTCCGAGAGCTCGGTCACGAGGTTGATTCCGTCGCGACCCTTCACCTGACCGGCCTGGACAACGGCGGGCTCTACCAGGAGCTCGCCCCATCCTACGACCTGTTCTTCACGCGGGACCGAGCGTTCGTCAGGACCGTGCGCGCGATTGACACGCCGGCTTCCGTGAA
Protein-coding sequences here:
- a CDS encoding DUF5615 family PIN-like protein encodes the protein MRILLDENMPESVRHALRELGHEVDSVATLHLTGLDNGGLYQELAPSYDLFFTRDRAFVRTVRAIDTPASVKVILVRLPQGPRGGYARAFVKAFQRTDWSTHPNGSEWPTAG